From the genome of Candidatus Poribacteria bacterium, one region includes:
- a CDS encoding sigma-70 family RNA polymerase sigma factor, whose product MKREDDVQLIHRVLSGDDKAFDILVGKYQKSVHALVWRKVEDFHYAEEITQDTFLKAYRKLSTLKNPHQFAGWLYVIANRLCIDWMRKQKPAMQSLEETSVKEIDSITYERYVERDRELEAAEHRHDLVKKLLEKLPESERTVVTLYYLGEMTTKEISKFLGVSVKTISSRLRRARERLKEKEDLFVQEYLGGVQLSANIRQNIAQQVADMQPTPAPKMEPFLPWAAFGAAVVLATLLMLSVSNQYLAHFQKPYSFEAESEPTIEIIDAPIVLDIDAKPALRNQIGQTTTISKNNGNGLHASERDATLNASEDSLRLSATQWMPDAALRQAVREKLDIPADAPLTRAYLQQHLTSLDVRYKGIVDLTGLEHATDLQALVLIGNKIHDISPLSRLTGLAFLDLGENQISDLRPLAALTRLETLHLWKNQIEDISPLAGLINLKKLLIENNDIRDFSPLDELTHLEVLNKRGNFRVSDDISRVAVAPRIKDRDYPSVFSAWYSDVLNLPNLSDDEKLVYHDLFWGGPGFHLQWHPTPTGLRLFGRIDDARWKREYLLSQNPNFTRLVSLDYIDADPSDYSEEWPHWIRDENGDRVQAYAGGSTLLIDFTHPVVQDILVQKALAVAKCGLYDGIFLGRWQEGTATLEDDKGGYYRDVEAEWSARLSMVRRIREAAGDNFLIVVNTGQTKAPLSAPYLNGTFIETILDEGDTAYTHDHLREIENTLLWSEQNFRGPQINALEGRGIPLEPPDSPRNQQMMRVITTLGLTHSDGYVCYVVGISGIIHKHEYEISPGHKIDHIKGEPHQHNHQHYWYPFWDADLGQPIGEKSQLYQNREGVFIRKFTNGWAVYNRSGKPQKIQLMERTTGVASGITGTQHILPDLDGEIYLK is encoded by the coding sequence TTGAAAAGAGAAGACGATGTTCAACTGATTCATAGGGTTTTATCGGGAGACGACAAGGCTTTTGATATCTTGGTTGGAAAGTATCAAAAAAGCGTGCACGCCCTTGTGTGGCGGAAGGTTGAGGACTTTCACTATGCAGAAGAAATTACGCAGGATACCTTTCTCAAGGCATACAGAAAACTCTCGACCCTGAAAAATCCGCATCAATTTGCTGGGTGGTTGTATGTCATTGCAAATCGACTTTGCATTGATTGGATGCGAAAGCAAAAGCCTGCGATGCAATCATTAGAGGAAACATCTGTGAAAGAAATAGACAGTATAACCTATGAGCGTTATGTGGAGAGAGACCGTGAGTTAGAAGCAGCCGAACATCGTCATGATCTCGTCAAAAAACTTCTTGAGAAACTCCCAGAGAGTGAACGCACGGTCGTAACCCTCTACTATCTCGGCGAAATGACAACAAAAGAGATTAGCAAGTTCTTAGGTGTTTCCGTAAAGACGATTAGCAGTCGTCTGCGTCGGGCACGAGAGCGTTTAAAGGAGAAAGAAGATCTCTTTGTCCAAGAGTATCTCGGCGGTGTCCAGTTATCAGCGAATATAAGACAGAACATCGCTCAGCAAGTCGCTGACATGCAACCGACACCGGCTCCAAAAATGGAACCGTTCTTGCCGTGGGCGGCTTTTGGCGCAGCTGTGGTTTTAGCAACGCTATTAATGCTCAGTGTCAGTAACCAATACCTCGCACATTTTCAGAAACCTTACAGCTTCGAGGCTGAATCCGAACCTACTATTGAAATTATTGACGCGCCTATTGTTCTTGATATTGACGCAAAACCCGCACTGCGAAATCAGATTGGACAAACTACCACTATCAGTAAAAACAATGGGAACGGTTTACACGCTTCTGAGAGAGACGCAACTCTCAATGCCTCGGAGGATTCACTCAGACTTTCTGCAACACAATGGATGCCGGACGCCGCGCTTCGACAGGCTGTCCGAGAGAAACTTGACATCCCGGCAGATGCCCCTTTGACCCGGGCATATCTTCAGCAACACTTAACATCCCTCGATGTGCGATACAAAGGGATCGTCGATCTTACAGGTTTAGAGCATGCGACTGATTTGCAAGCACTTGTTCTGATAGGGAACAAGATTCACGATATATCTCCTTTGTCCCGTCTAACAGGACTTGCTTTTCTTGATTTGGGAGAGAACCAGATTTCAGACCTACGCCCGCTCGCGGCACTCACGCGTTTAGAGACGTTACATCTGTGGAAGAATCAAATCGAAGATATTTCACCGCTCGCAGGGTTAATCAATCTCAAAAAGTTGTTGATAGAAAATAATGATATTCGGGATTTTTCACCACTCGATGAGCTGACGCACTTAGAGGTGTTAAACAAGCGTGGCAATTTTCGGGTCAGTGATGATATATCCAGAGTCGCGGTAGCACCTCGTATCAAAGATAGGGATTACCCTTCAGTCTTTTCAGCGTGGTATTCCGATGTTCTCAACTTACCAAACCTATCTGATGATGAGAAACTCGTCTATCACGATCTGTTTTGGGGGGGACCGGGGTTTCACCTGCAATGGCATCCTACACCGACAGGGCTTCGACTCTTTGGTAGAATAGACGATGCGCGCTGGAAAAGAGAGTATCTGCTTTCACAAAACCCTAACTTTACAAGACTTGTGAGTCTCGACTACATCGATGCCGATCCAAGCGACTACTCCGAAGAGTGGCCCCATTGGATAAGAGACGAAAACGGCGATCGAGTTCAAGCTTACGCTGGCGGTTCAACCTTACTGATAGATTTCACACACCCTGTCGTCCAAGACATCCTCGTTCAGAAGGCGCTCGCCGTAGCGAAATGCGGTCTCTACGACGGTATCTTCTTGGGACGCTGGCAGGAAGGCACGGCTACGCTTGAGGATGACAAAGGGGGCTATTATCGAGACGTTGAAGCCGAATGGTCGGCGAGACTGTCTATGGTGCGGCGTATTCGTGAGGCAGCTGGTGACAATTTTCTGATTGTTGTCAATACGGGACAGACTAAAGCACCACTTTCTGCACCTTATCTTAATGGGACGTTCATAGAAACCATTCTGGACGAAGGGGATACGGCTTACACACACGACCATCTCCGAGAAATTGAAAACACGTTGTTATGGTCGGAGCAAAACTTTCGTGGACCGCAAATAAATGCGCTTGAAGGTCGGGGAATTCCGCTTGAGCCACCGGATTCTCCCCGGAACCAGCAAATGATGCGTGTTATTACAACTTTGGGCTTGACACATTCTGATGGCTACGTTTGCTACGTCGTCGGAATATCGGGCATAATCCATAAGCATGAATACGAGATCTCACCTGGACATAAGATAGACCATATAAAAGGTGAACCACATCAGCACAACCACCAACACTATTGGTATCCATTCTGGGATGCTGACCTCGGTCAACCCATTGGCGAGAAATCGCAGTTGTATCAAAACCGGGAAGGCGTGTTTATTCGGAAGTTCACCAACGGTTGGGCAGTCTACAATCGTAGCGGAAAACCACAAAAGATACAACTCATGGAACGAACCACCGGTGTAGCAAGTGGCATCACCGGCACACAGCATATCCTTCCAGATTTAGATGGCGAGATTTATCTGAAATAG